In the genome of Myxococcaceae bacterium JPH2, one region contains:
- a CDS encoding PD-(D/E)XK nuclease family protein gives MSAPGRTLHVFPDAGRRQAALRAERQGRGVSVGTHLLTWDAFVQALGGARELNRRPCSALTARTVVATLGPSLGATPYGDFVREPGFARAALDALLDLKAGRLSPRELQDAAEALPPERRPRVRVLARLFFLYEQRLAVLGLADREDVVRGAREALDRGTWPAAWEDVSTVVLHGVYDVRPSGLELLLGLAAACEARRVALRVETPVGGSPVADAALAALFRAFESRGETMPHVDLFKADVTFEGRPFTDLGRHLFSPRAPRDVLKGAEPGPRLWSAATARDEARLLARDVRRLVSDGTSPGDIAVAYRELGPEAGWLAEALGELGVPVRLPWGERLALAGPVRLALGLPQLVEDRFPAERVAELVSSRYAPTLSRGGPEAPASLFALAAVRDDRLGAMRGRGAYDVRLDGLARRLLALSGARRKEDSARVHAVQVLRERCLLLFQQCRRIPEEGSAEELLNAWWSVVERLGLLDSEGPLEPREEGELGVRAVDARARDEAARRGLRHSVDELRRSLRAVGGGPKLRRRTFGRWLTDALADLHLPARGPTTGAVEVLDAREVPGRTFRHLFLAGLTEGRFPGREAASPLLADAERIALNQHLGRDVFRLTGGEFEDRAAWRLAEDRLLFASALSSAAEGLSLSYAVEAAGGQEQVPSAFLEEVRRLTGLKWSPRSLPPIAPLDEVLTATELRRCVALEAVAWPKLRVTEPDPAGPLLRHRFESEGWYRSARELAHMEAARLRFFGDPDAEPGEFTGGVQSPELGAKLRETFHFGLERPLSASALARFGNCGFQGFLTYGLKVAEPDAPGEEFDARGRGTFWHRVVEEVFKALKKQDLLGKPPEEIPDAVLDAALASAVTHFEKFHHVGHPELWKLARERARAMARRILTDDRRGLPFEALSPEGFELEFGPTADDERWSKVLLPIANDAIVFEGKIDRLDVRGSEVGVIDYKSGRLDKRALRENLLRSDFQLPLYLYAARESGHERARDAAWFSLRTGASIHLTEVLPPEELEDLLSKDPAVRERVKGSGGLNLPNAVEGLVNTLRAGEFPARPNDCGACGFRAVCRITERRVTEEGSG, from the coding sequence ATGTCCGCCCCTGGCCGCACGCTTCATGTGTTCCCCGACGCTGGCCGGCGTCAGGCCGCGCTGCGCGCCGAGCGACAGGGCCGGGGCGTCTCGGTGGGGACACACCTGCTCACCTGGGATGCGTTCGTGCAGGCGTTGGGTGGGGCGCGGGAGTTGAATCGGCGGCCCTGCTCGGCGCTGACCGCGCGGACGGTGGTGGCCACGCTGGGGCCGAGCCTCGGCGCCACACCGTACGGCGACTTCGTGCGCGAGCCCGGCTTCGCGCGCGCTGCCTTGGACGCCTTGCTGGACCTGAAGGCGGGCCGCCTGTCACCGCGCGAGCTGCAAGACGCGGCCGAGGCGCTGCCTCCCGAACGCCGTCCGCGGGTGCGGGTGCTGGCGCGGCTGTTCTTCCTCTACGAGCAGCGCCTCGCGGTGCTGGGACTGGCGGACCGCGAGGACGTCGTGCGGGGCGCGCGCGAGGCGTTGGACCGAGGCACCTGGCCCGCGGCCTGGGAGGACGTGAGCACGGTCGTCCTGCATGGCGTCTACGATGTGCGGCCCTCGGGTCTGGAGCTGCTGCTGGGGTTGGCGGCTGCATGTGAAGCGCGGCGCGTGGCGCTGCGGGTGGAGACGCCGGTGGGAGGTTCGCCGGTGGCGGACGCCGCGCTCGCCGCGCTCTTCCGCGCCTTCGAGAGCCGGGGCGAGACCATGCCCCACGTGGACCTCTTCAAGGCGGACGTCACCTTCGAGGGCCGCCCCTTCACCGACCTGGGACGGCATCTCTTCTCACCGCGAGCGCCGCGCGATGTCCTGAAGGGCGCCGAGCCCGGGCCGAGGTTGTGGAGCGCCGCCACCGCGCGGGACGAGGCGCGCCTGCTCGCGCGAGACGTGCGGCGCCTGGTGTCCGACGGCACGTCGCCCGGAGACATCGCGGTGGCGTATCGCGAGTTGGGGCCGGAGGCGGGCTGGCTCGCGGAGGCACTGGGCGAGCTGGGTGTGCCGGTGCGGCTGCCGTGGGGTGAGCGGCTCGCGCTCGCGGGGCCGGTGCGCCTGGCGCTGGGCCTGCCGCAGTTGGTGGAGGACCGCTTCCCCGCCGAGCGCGTCGCGGAGCTGGTGAGCAGCCGTTACGCACCCACGCTGTCGCGCGGAGGCCCCGAGGCTCCGGCCTCGCTTTTCGCGTTGGCCGCGGTGCGGGATGATCGCCTCGGCGCGATGCGTGGGCGCGGCGCGTATGACGTGCGCCTGGATGGACTCGCGCGGCGATTGCTCGCGCTGTCCGGGGCGCGTCGCAAGGAAGACAGTGCCCGCGTGCACGCGGTGCAGGTGCTGCGCGAGCGGTGTCTGCTCTTGTTCCAACAGTGTCGCCGCATCCCCGAGGAGGGCAGCGCCGAGGAGCTGCTGAACGCGTGGTGGTCGGTGGTGGAGCGGTTGGGGCTGCTCGACTCGGAGGGGCCGCTGGAGCCTCGCGAGGAGGGCGAGCTGGGCGTGCGCGCGGTGGATGCTCGGGCCCGCGACGAGGCGGCACGGCGGGGGCTTCGCCACAGCGTGGACGAGCTGCGGCGCTCGCTGCGCGCGGTGGGCGGCGGTCCGAAGCTGCGGCGGCGCACGTTCGGTCGATGGCTGACGGATGCGCTCGCGGATCTCCACCTGCCCGCGCGAGGCCCGACGACGGGCGCGGTGGAGGTGCTTGACGCACGCGAGGTCCCGGGGCGCACGTTCCGACACCTGTTCCTGGCGGGCCTCACCGAGGGGCGCTTCCCCGGGCGCGAGGCGGCCTCGCCGCTGCTCGCGGACGCGGAGCGCATCGCCCTCAATCAGCACCTGGGCCGCGACGTGTTCCGCCTCACCGGCGGAGAGTTCGAGGACCGCGCGGCGTGGCGTCTCGCGGAGGACCGGCTGCTGTTCGCCAGCGCGCTCTCGTCGGCGGCGGAAGGGCTGAGCCTGTCGTACGCGGTGGAGGCGGCTGGGGGCCAGGAGCAGGTGCCCTCCGCGTTCCTGGAGGAAGTGCGGCGACTGACGGGGCTCAAGTGGTCGCCGCGTTCGCTGCCGCCCATCGCGCCGCTGGATGAAGTGCTCACCGCGACGGAGCTGCGGCGGTGCGTGGCGCTGGAGGCGGTGGCGTGGCCCAAGCTGCGCGTCACGGAGCCCGACCCGGCGGGCCCGCTGCTGCGCCATCGCTTCGAGTCCGAGGGCTGGTACCGCAGCGCCCGCGAGCTGGCGCACATGGAAGCGGCGCGTCTGCGCTTCTTTGGAGACCCCGATGCGGAGCCCGGCGAGTTCACCGGAGGCGTCCAGTCTCCCGAGCTGGGAGCGAAGCTGCGAGAGACGTTCCACTTCGGCCTCGAGAGGCCGCTGTCCGCGTCGGCGCTCGCGCGCTTCGGCAACTGTGGCTTCCAAGGCTTCCTTACGTACGGACTCAAGGTCGCCGAGCCCGACGCGCCGGGCGAGGAGTTCGACGCGCGCGGGCGCGGCACGTTCTGGCACCGCGTGGTGGAAGAGGTGTTCAAGGCGCTGAAGAAGCAGGACCTGCTGGGCAAGCCACCGGAGGAGATTCCCGACGCGGTGCTGGACGCGGCGCTCGCCTCGGCCGTGACGCACTTCGAGAAGTTCCACCACGTCGGGCACCCGGAGCTGTGGAAGCTGGCCCGTGAGCGGGCGCGCGCGATGGCTCGGCGCATCCTCACCGATGATCGCCGGGGCCTGCCCTTCGAGGCGCTGTCGCCCGAGGGCTTCGAACTCGAGTTCGGACCCACGGCGGATGACGAGCGCTGGAGCAAGGTGCTGCTGCCCATCGCGAATGACGCCATCGTGTTCGAGGGGAAGATCGACCGGCTCGACGTGCGCGGCTCGGAGGTCGGCGTCATCGACTACAAGTCGGGCCGACTGGACAAACGCGCGCTGCGCGAGAACCTGCTGCGCTCCGACTTCCAGCTCCCGCTCTATCTCTATGCGGCGCGCGAGAGCGGTCATGAGCGGGCGCGCGACGCGGCGTGGTTCTCGCTGCGCACGGGCGCCAGCATCCACCTCACCGAGGTCCTTCCGCCCGAGGAACTGGAAGACTTGTTGTCGAAGGACCCCGCGGTGCGCGAGCGCGTGAAGGGCTCGGGAGGACTCAACCTGCCCAACGCGGTCGAGGGACTGGTGAACACGCTGCGGGCGGGTGAGTTCCCCGCGCGGCCCAATGACTGCGGCGCCTGCGGCTTCCGCGCGGTGTGCCGCATCACCGAGCGTCGCGTGACAGAGGAGGGGAGCGGATGA
- a CDS encoding UvrD-helicase domain-containing protein, whose product MSDTPSPLALERNLALLAGAGAGKTYSLVTMTLHLFSGARTGGEALRPARLCMLTFTDKAAAEMRRRVRERLDALAQGDAPAGAEPVLRASLERLGRPFPSTEAWRQVREELSAATVGTFHSLCGQMLRRAPPAVGIDPAFEVLDPLEASGLVQDVAERVVLDALEEQDAQVRELCSELGFSGSGFSDGLVAALISVYATLREEGLRAAAARVGDAAEGRAQLEVLIQDSRRLCGEARAHDAKGEWSQLLAACDRALAGMTPETFLEPGHFPLLRSVLLSEPRNLAHLRKGAGALVKELLWKVKGKSDGSVRRLEDAYAAWRSAPFEATFRELLSRLETRHDAEMARRNVFDFTSLLVKARDLLRDFPEFRQQVQERLGALLVDEFQDTNRLQLELVLLLAEQREGGPRELAPDADLVASLPLEPAFLCAVGDRKQSIYEFRGADVSVFTVLAKKIVAEGGAQDFLQHNRRSVPGLLSFFNRAFAGVLVSRHEPPRPYEVTYVPEQDDLSPVRPALHEAPVVERLMLPEAATSLDVRESDADAMARRLRLLLAPGAPATVAREDGEGPRPARGGDVAVLFRTFTHLEVYRQALIRHGVPHRVLRGRGFYGAQEVLDLASLLALLADSEDSLAFAAVLRSPLVGLSDASLFRLAGDAPLSLASAGLRDAEVRGRLPARERVRLERFLDVLPALRRERDRLGVRALLHVALEETGYREALAGSPYAEQASANVDKLLAMAARRDERGTGGCVAFARELRMLAESDPTEAQADLLDADDPRAVQLLTIHRAKGLEWPIVVVPALGGRRRTTTARAHFERSHGLALRPWVPDSLETFTSERFEAVRQELKAREDAEYRRLLYVALTRAKDLLVLSGGEEPRAGKDSWWHMLDARVADDVEVRALVEDVDVNALPPPLEPEPPGPEDVARAEARVEAALLRVAGLDETLADASDVVATVAGVQDFLTCPRRYHHVHRVGLSASPLPWEVSPQAASPLVEEDAWLPAMGSDAQVARLLRDVDLVRTSGPDADAADRRAHLEALWREAGHAPDSEDMEAALRTAERFLCTDFARRLGGSPAARVHRGLSFVTHLEDGVALEGEVDILWESPEGEAVVVALRAGGRHPLGAVSYAHALEAQALAARGLVREGVQVRAGVVFLGEQRPEPEFLAQAAGEQEASRRLANAVRALVKEEARGKWPGRDKAACQALHCGFAEHCHPAPRAC is encoded by the coding sequence ATGAGCGACACGCCCTCGCCCCTCGCGCTGGAGCGCAACCTCGCGTTGTTGGCCGGCGCCGGCGCCGGAAAGACATACAGCCTCGTCACCATGACGCTGCACCTGTTCTCGGGCGCTCGGACGGGAGGCGAGGCGCTGCGGCCCGCGCGGCTGTGCATGCTCACGTTCACGGACAAGGCCGCGGCGGAGATGCGTCGCCGTGTGCGAGAGCGTCTGGATGCCTTGGCGCAAGGAGACGCGCCCGCTGGAGCAGAGCCGGTGCTGCGCGCGTCGTTGGAGCGGCTGGGGCGTCCGTTCCCTTCGACGGAGGCGTGGCGACAGGTGCGCGAGGAGTTGAGCGCGGCCACGGTGGGCACGTTCCACTCACTCTGCGGACAGATGCTGCGTCGCGCGCCTCCCGCGGTGGGCATCGATCCTGCCTTCGAGGTGTTGGATCCGCTCGAGGCCTCGGGGCTGGTGCAGGACGTGGCGGAGCGCGTGGTGCTCGACGCGCTGGAGGAGCAGGACGCGCAGGTGCGCGAGCTGTGCTCGGAGCTGGGCTTCTCGGGCTCTGGGTTCTCGGATGGGCTCGTCGCCGCGCTCATCTCCGTGTACGCGACGCTGCGAGAGGAGGGCCTGCGTGCGGCCGCCGCGCGAGTGGGCGACGCGGCCGAGGGCCGTGCCCAGTTGGAGGTCCTCATCCAGGACAGCCGTCGACTCTGCGGCGAGGCGCGCGCCCATGATGCGAAGGGCGAGTGGAGTCAGCTGCTGGCCGCGTGCGACCGCGCGCTGGCTGGAATGACGCCCGAGACCTTCCTGGAGCCGGGCCACTTCCCGCTGCTGCGCTCGGTGCTGTTGTCCGAGCCGCGCAACCTCGCCCATCTGCGCAAGGGCGCGGGCGCGCTGGTGAAGGAGCTGCTCTGGAAGGTGAAGGGCAAGAGCGACGGCTCGGTGCGGCGCCTGGAGGATGCCTACGCCGCGTGGCGCTCGGCGCCCTTCGAGGCCACGTTCCGCGAGCTGCTCAGTCGACTGGAGACGCGCCACGACGCGGAGATGGCGCGGCGCAACGTCTTCGACTTCACGTCCCTGCTCGTGAAGGCGCGCGACCTGCTGAGAGACTTCCCGGAGTTTCGCCAGCAGGTCCAAGAGCGCCTCGGCGCGCTGCTGGTGGACGAGTTCCAGGACACCAACCGCTTGCAGTTGGAGTTGGTGCTCTTGCTCGCGGAGCAGCGCGAGGGTGGGCCGCGCGAGCTGGCGCCGGACGCTGACCTGGTGGCCTCGCTGCCGCTGGAGCCCGCGTTCCTGTGCGCGGTGGGTGACCGCAAGCAATCCATCTACGAGTTCCGCGGCGCGGACGTGTCTGTCTTCACCGTGTTGGCGAAGAAGATTGTCGCGGAGGGCGGGGCGCAGGACTTCCTCCAGCACAACCGGCGCTCGGTGCCGGGCCTGCTGTCGTTCTTCAACCGCGCGTTCGCGGGCGTGCTCGTCTCGCGTCACGAGCCTCCACGTCCCTACGAGGTGACGTACGTCCCCGAGCAGGACGACCTGTCTCCCGTGCGTCCCGCGCTGCACGAGGCGCCCGTGGTGGAGCGGCTGATGCTCCCCGAGGCGGCGACCTCGCTCGATGTCCGCGAGTCGGATGCGGACGCGATGGCGCGACGGCTCCGATTGCTGCTCGCGCCTGGAGCACCCGCGACGGTGGCGCGCGAGGACGGAGAGGGGCCACGTCCCGCGCGCGGTGGCGACGTGGCGGTGCTCTTCCGGACGTTCACGCACCTGGAGGTCTATCGCCAGGCGCTCATTCGCCATGGCGTTCCGCACCGGGTGCTGCGAGGGCGAGGCTTCTACGGGGCACAGGAGGTGTTGGACCTCGCGTCGCTGCTGGCGCTGCTGGCGGACTCGGAGGACTCGCTGGCCTTCGCCGCGGTGCTGCGCTCACCGCTCGTGGGTTTGTCGGATGCCTCGCTCTTCCGCCTCGCGGGGGATGCGCCGCTGTCGCTCGCGTCCGCGGGCCTTCGAGACGCCGAGGTGCGGGGGCGACTGCCCGCGCGCGAGCGTGTCCGCCTGGAGCGCTTCCTGGACGTGCTGCCCGCGCTGCGTCGCGAGCGAGATCGCCTGGGCGTTCGCGCGCTGCTGCACGTCGCGCTGGAAGAGACAGGCTATCGCGAGGCGCTGGCGGGCTCGCCCTACGCGGAGCAGGCCAGCGCCAACGTGGACAAGCTGCTCGCCATGGCCGCACGACGCGACGAGCGCGGCACGGGCGGATGCGTGGCCTTCGCGCGCGAGCTGCGCATGCTGGCCGAGTCCGACCCGACGGAGGCACAGGCGGACCTGCTCGACGCGGATGATCCGCGCGCGGTGCAGTTGCTCACCATCCACCGCGCCAAGGGCTTGGAGTGGCCCATCGTCGTCGTGCCCGCGCTGGGCGGACGGCGGCGCACCACCACGGCGCGAGCCCACTTCGAGCGCTCGCACGGGCTCGCGCTGCGCCCTTGGGTGCCGGACTCGCTGGAGACGTTCACTTCCGAGCGCTTCGAAGCCGTGCGCCAGGAACTGAAGGCCCGCGAGGATGCCGAGTACCGCCGCCTCCTCTACGTGGCGCTCACCCGCGCCAAGGACCTGCTCGTGCTGTCTGGAGGCGAGGAGCCGCGCGCGGGCAAGGACTCGTGGTGGCACATGCTCGACGCGCGCGTGGCGGACGACGTCGAGGTGCGCGCGCTCGTGGAGGACGTGGACGTCAATGCGTTGCCTCCACCCCTTGAGCCCGAGCCTCCCGGACCCGAGGACGTGGCGCGCGCGGAAGCCCGAGTGGAGGCCGCGCTGCTGCGCGTGGCGGGGCTCGACGAAACCCTCGCGGACGCGAGCGACGTGGTGGCCACCGTCGCGGGAGTGCAGGACTTCCTCACGTGCCCGCGTCGCTATCACCACGTGCACCGCGTGGGGCTGTCCGCCTCGCCGCTGCCCTGGGAAGTGTCACCGCAGGCCGCGTCTCCGCTCGTGGAGGAAGACGCGTGGCTCCCCGCGATGGGGTCGGACGCCCAGGTGGCGCGGCTGCTGCGCGACGTGGACCTCGTGAGGACCTCCGGTCCGGACGCGGACGCGGCGGATCGCAGGGCGCACCTGGAAGCGCTCTGGCGCGAGGCGGGGCACGCGCCGGACTCGGAGGACATGGAGGCAGCGCTGCGCACGGCCGAGCGCTTCCTGTGCACGGACTTCGCGCGACGACTGGGGGGCTCTCCTGCGGCTCGCGTGCACCGCGGCCTGTCCTTCGTGACTCACCTGGAGGATGGGGTGGCGTTGGAAGGAGAGGTGGACATCTTGTGGGAGTCCCCCGAGGGGGAGGCCGTGGTGGTGGCGCTGAGGGCAGGCGGGCGGCATCCCTTGGGCGCGGTGTCGTATGCGCACGCGCTGGAGGCTCAGGCGCTGGCGGCGCGAGGCCTGGTGCGCGAGGGCGTGCAGGTGCGCGCGGGAGTGGTGTTCCTCGGGGAACAGCGGCCCGAGCCGGAGTTCCTGGCCCAGGCAGCGGGGGAGCAAGAGGCGTCCCGGCGGCTTGCGAACGCGGTCCGGGCACTGGTCAAGGAAGAAGCGCGGGGCAAGTGGCCCGGACGTGACAAAGCAGCCTGCCAGGCCCTTCATTGCGGCTTCGCGGAACACTGTCACCCGGCCCCTCGCGCGTGCTAA
- a CDS encoding adenylosuccinate synthase → MPNVVVVGAQWGDEGKGKVVDLLTEHAQVVVRFQGGNNAGHTLVVGGQKTVLHLIPSGILHPGKTCVIGNGVVVDPAVLVGEIDALKARGFLKDDTQMLISDNAHVIFPWHKLLDSFREKARGGSAIGTTGRGIGPAYEDKVARRGIRVRDLLNPERLRKRIDERLPAALEEMKELCAKAGVEVPRLEAPQVQAEFSALGERLKPFVHDVSLFLSEQVRRGARILFEGAQGTLLDVDHGTYPFVTSSNCVAGNAAVGSGLGPTAIDKVMGISKAYTTRVGGGPFPTELNDETGERLRKVGDEFGATTGRPRRCGWLDGVVLRYAVRVNGLWGLALTKLDVLSGLKSLQICNAYELDGQKVTELPGDYEDLARVKPVYETLPGWDEKLAGVRTFDELPENAKRYVRRVEEVSGVPVVCVSVGADRGETVLLQNPFRS, encoded by the coding sequence ATGCCGAACGTCGTCGTCGTTGGAGCGCAGTGGGGAGATGAGGGAAAGGGCAAGGTCGTTGACCTGCTCACGGAGCACGCGCAGGTGGTCGTCCGTTTCCAGGGCGGCAACAACGCGGGCCACACCCTCGTGGTGGGCGGACAGAAGACGGTCCTCCACCTGATTCCCTCGGGCATCCTTCACCCGGGCAAGACGTGTGTGATTGGCAACGGGGTGGTGGTGGACCCGGCCGTCCTCGTCGGAGAAATCGATGCGCTCAAGGCGCGCGGCTTCCTCAAGGACGACACGCAGATGCTCATCTCGGACAATGCCCACGTCATCTTCCCGTGGCACAAGCTGCTCGACAGCTTCCGCGAGAAGGCGCGAGGAGGCAGCGCCATTGGCACCACGGGCCGCGGAATCGGCCCCGCCTATGAGGACAAGGTCGCTCGCCGGGGCATCCGCGTGCGTGACCTCCTCAACCCCGAGCGTCTGCGCAAGCGCATCGACGAGCGCCTGCCCGCCGCGCTGGAGGAGATGAAGGAGCTGTGCGCGAAGGCGGGCGTGGAGGTTCCCCGCTTGGAGGCGCCTCAGGTGCAGGCGGAGTTCTCCGCGCTGGGCGAGCGCCTCAAGCCCTTCGTGCACGACGTGTCGCTCTTCCTCTCCGAGCAGGTGCGTCGCGGCGCTCGCATCCTCTTCGAGGGTGCACAGGGCACGCTGCTCGACGTGGACCACGGCACCTATCCGTTCGTCACCAGCTCCAACTGTGTGGCGGGCAACGCCGCGGTGGGCTCGGGCCTGGGCCCCACGGCCATCGACAAGGTCATGGGCATCAGCAAGGCCTACACCACGCGCGTCGGCGGCGGTCCTTTCCCCACCGAGCTGAATGACGAGACGGGCGAGCGGCTGCGCAAGGTGGGCGATGAGTTCGGCGCCACCACGGGTCGTCCGCGTCGCTGCGGCTGGCTGGACGGCGTGGTGCTGCGCTACGCGGTGCGCGTCAACGGCCTGTGGGGCCTCGCGCTCACCAAGCTGGACGTGCTCAGCGGCCTCAAGTCGCTGCAGATCTGCAACGCGTACGAGCTGGACGGCCAGAAGGTGACCGAGCTGCCCGGGGACTACGAGGACCTCGCGCGCGTCAAGCCCGTGTACGAGACGCTGCCGGGTTGGGACGAGAAGCTCGCGGGCGTGCGCACCTTCGACGAGCTGCCCGAGAACGCCAAGCGCTACGTGCGCCGGGTGGAAGAGGTCAGCGGCGTCCCCGTGGTGTGCGTCTCCGTGGGCGCCGACCGCGGCGAGACGGTGCTGCTGCAGAACCCCTTCCGGAGCTGA
- a CDS encoding acetyl-CoA C-acyltransferase produces MSDSNTAVIVDAVRTARGKKKGTLAGVHPMDLAAHALSAALRRTGVDPQRVDDVVLGCVSQVGEQGLNIARGAVLASGMPIEVAGATVNRFCGSGLQAVNFAAMQVMSGQADLAIGGGVESMNRVPMGSDAEGPGSPAAPSLVERFPNLVPQGVSAELIAEQWKLSRAQVDEFALSSQQKAGAAIRDGRFTKEIDPFLVTGADGQRVGFATDEHCRPGTTMEALAGLRPVFKENGVIHAGNSSGIVDGAAAVVVASDKAARAWGLPRRARIVATAVAGSDPVLMLTGPIPSTRKALARAGLSVKDIDLWEINEAFAPVPIVVAQELGISPDRVNVNGGAIALGHPLGATGAMLVATLLSELERRDLRYGAVTLCIGYGMGVTTIIDRQVG; encoded by the coding sequence ATGTCCGACTCGAACACCGCCGTCATCGTGGACGCCGTGCGCACCGCGCGCGGCAAGAAGAAGGGGACGCTGGCCGGGGTCCACCCCATGGACCTGGCCGCGCACGCGCTGAGCGCGGCGCTGCGCCGCACGGGCGTGGACCCGCAGCGCGTCGATGACGTGGTGTTGGGCTGCGTCTCCCAGGTGGGCGAGCAGGGGCTGAACATCGCGCGCGGCGCGGTGCTGGCCTCGGGGATGCCCATCGAGGTGGCGGGCGCCACGGTGAATCGCTTCTGCGGCTCGGGCCTCCAGGCGGTGAACTTCGCCGCCATGCAGGTGATGTCGGGGCAGGCGGACCTGGCCATCGGCGGTGGCGTGGAGTCCATGAACCGAGTGCCCATGGGCTCGGACGCCGAGGGGCCGGGCTCTCCCGCCGCGCCGTCCCTGGTGGAGCGCTTCCCCAACCTGGTGCCGCAGGGCGTGTCCGCGGAACTCATCGCCGAGCAGTGGAAGCTGTCGCGCGCGCAGGTGGACGAGTTCGCGCTGAGCAGCCAGCAGAAGGCGGGCGCGGCGATCCGCGACGGTCGCTTCACGAAGGAGATCGATCCCTTCCTCGTGACGGGCGCGGACGGCCAGCGCGTGGGCTTCGCCACGGATGAGCACTGCCGTCCGGGCACGACGATGGAGGCGCTCGCGGGGCTGCGGCCCGTGTTCAAGGAGAACGGCGTCATCCACGCGGGCAACTCCTCGGGCATCGTGGACGGCGCGGCCGCGGTGGTGGTGGCGAGCGACAAGGCCGCGCGGGCCTGGGGGCTGCCTCGCCGCGCGCGCATCGTGGCCACCGCGGTGGCTGGCTCGGATCCGGTGCTGATGCTGACGGGCCCCATCCCCTCCACGCGCAAGGCGCTGGCGCGGGCCGGGCTGTCGGTGAAGGACATCGACTTGTGGGAGATCAACGAGGCCTTCGCGCCCGTGCCCATCGTGGTGGCGCAGGAGCTGGGCATCTCCCCGGACCGGGTGAACGTGAACGGCGGCGCCATCGCGCTGGGGCACCCGCTGGGGGCCACGGGCGCCATGCTGGTCGCCACCTTGCTCAGCGAGCTGGAGCGGCGGGACCTGCGCTACGGCGCCGTCACCTTGTGCATTGGTTACGGAATGGGGGTCACCACCATCATCGATCGCCAGGTGGGCTGA
- a CDS encoding tetratricopeptide repeat protein, whose product MVVVVSRARAWSVAAALLLGAAAPSVLAQQAPVAESAPSESNATLAASRIRDGDVLMRDRRYREAAFAFLDASHADAGHVEARFKLGNALAVLGYYAQAIEQWEAAARLTTDTAIRQSAQDNVARAKVKQAQSGSSPLAAGQPPGSGPVAEPTRAQARKAYEMGVQRIGERDFAGALQSLTQAVQLEPMLAVAYTARGSANIGLRRYPEAAADYQYALRLEPESASPLYGLAESYRAMGRNAEARSLYERYAASTAADVRPPLQAESRQKAERLR is encoded by the coding sequence ATGGTCGTCGTTGTCTCGCGCGCAAGGGCCTGGAGTGTCGCCGCGGCGCTGCTGCTGGGCGCGGCGGCGCCGTCCGTCCTGGCACAGCAGGCACCCGTCGCGGAGAGCGCGCCCTCCGAGTCCAACGCCACCCTGGCCGCTTCGCGCATCCGGGACGGGGACGTGCTGATGCGCGATCGCCGCTACCGCGAGGCGGCCTTCGCCTTCCTGGACGCCTCGCACGCGGACGCGGGCCACGTGGAAGCGCGCTTCAAGCTGGGCAACGCGCTGGCCGTGCTCGGCTACTACGCGCAGGCCATCGAGCAGTGGGAGGCCGCGGCGCGCCTCACCACGGACACGGCCATCCGCCAGAGCGCGCAGGACAACGTGGCGCGCGCGAAGGTGAAGCAGGCGCAGTCGGGCAGCTCGCCCCTGGCGGCGGGGCAGCCTCCGGGCTCGGGCCCTGTCGCGGAGCCCACGCGTGCCCAGGCTCGCAAGGCCTACGAGATGGGTGTGCAGCGCATCGGCGAGCGCGACTTCGCCGGGGCGCTCCAGAGCCTCACGCAGGCGGTGCAGCTCGAGCCGATGTTGGCGGTCGCCTACACGGCGCGGGGCAGCGCGAACATCGGGCTGCGCCGGTACCCCGAGGCCGCGGCGGATTACCAGTACGCACTGAGGCTGGAGCCCGAATCGGCCTCCCCACTGTACGGGTTGGCCGAGTCCTACCGCGCCATGGGTCGCAACGCCGAGGCGCGCAGTCTGTACGAGCGCTACGCGGCGTCCACGGCCGCCGATGTGCGCCCTCCGCTGCAGGCGGAATCCCGACAGAAGGCGGAGCGTCTGCGTTGA
- a CDS encoding PH domain-containing protein, whose protein sequence is MDGNDAHAEGRQVFRPRRVFALSMGAAGLMWVAVLVYLFRFDGVPLKTFLSAGFFVLFFAVSVTYYGRTLIVVDARGVTYRGLVRTRWFPFADIRKLDVLPGPVTVYAIRGTGGFVHFTSFFRHHQDLARLLVERAGLAPLHGA, encoded by the coding sequence ATGGACGGCAACGACGCGCATGCGGAAGGCAGGCAGGTGTTCCGTCCCCGTCGGGTCTTCGCGTTGAGCATGGGCGCGGCAGGCCTGATGTGGGTCGCGGTGCTGGTGTACCTGTTCCGGTTTGATGGCGTCCCGCTGAAGACATTCCTCTCGGCGGGCTTCTTCGTCCTCTTCTTCGCGGTCTCGGTCACGTACTACGGCCGCACGCTCATCGTGGTGGACGCTCGCGGCGTCACGTACCGAGGGCTCGTGCGCACGCGCTGGTTCCCGTTCGCGGACATCCGCAAGCTGGACGTGCTCCCCGGGCCCGTGACGGTCTACGCCATCCGAGGCACGGGCGGCTTCGTGCACTTCACGAGCTTCTTTCGGCATCACCAGGACCTCGCCCGGCTCCTCGTCGAGCGGGCGGGACTGGCCCCACTGCACGGGGCCTAG